A single Dethiosulfovibrio peptidovorans DNA region contains:
- a CDS encoding methenyltetrahydrofolate cyclohydrolase: protein MKLSELTVKGFVQELASDSPAPGGGSVAALGAALGAALNSMVANLTVGKEKYKGNWDAMEKVRLEAQALCDRFLELMEADTEAFNIFMAALKMPKETDGQKTARSEAIQAATKKAIEVPFETMRQCSNVVRLAEIACDKGNPNAITDAGSAAVLARAAAVAASYNVKINLMGLKDKDFAAKTASDTKTILKELETSVVSVEKLVQNAIS from the coding sequence ATGAAACTATCAGAACTGACCGTCAAAGGCTTCGTTCAGGAACTGGCGTCCGATTCTCCCGCTCCCGGAGGGGGGAGCGTCGCTGCACTGGGAGCGGCCCTGGGTGCGGCCCTCAACTCCATGGTGGCGAACCTCACCGTCGGCAAGGAAAAATACAAGGGAAACTGGGACGCCATGGAGAAAGTCCGTCTGGAAGCCCAAGCTTTGTGTGATCGATTCCTGGAGCTCATGGAGGCAGACACGGAAGCCTTCAACATCTTCATGGCAGCACTGAAGATGCCCAAGGAGACCGATGGACAAAAAACCGCTCGATCCGAGGCCATCCAGGCCGCTACGAAAAAGGCCATCGAGGTTCCTTTCGAGACCATGCGTCAGTGTTCGAACGTGGTTCGTCTGGCCGAGATCGCCTGTGACAAGGGCAACCCCAACGCGATCACCGACGCAGGTTCCGCCGCAGTCCTGGCCCGGGCCGCCGCCGTAGCGGCGTCGTATAACGTGAAGATCAACCTGATGGGACTCAAAGACAAGGATTTCGCCGCAAAAACGGCGTCCGATACAAAGACCATCCTGAAAGAACTGGAAACAAGCGTCGTCTCTGTAGAAAAGCTCGTTCAAAACGCCATCAGCTGA
- a CDS encoding IclR family transcriptional regulator, whose amino-acid sequence MVDRRTKLDAVDKVVTIMDELCASSGPLSIREIERKTGVPRSTAHRFIASLERREWIHRDGESDRYRPGIRFFLLQRNDSFYEELVRIAHPIMERLTKSTKKTAIMSVLERDVGLCLHSVEPPMSMKFVAHKGMKIPLDVGATGKVLLAFAPERIRNDFLNSLRAERRRSLKTELDEIREQGYAFSREEWISHAGDISVPIWNTNGAFVAQLGIAGLVSSFDDREQELTQQVKEAAGEIGQAL is encoded by the coding sequence GTGGTTGATAGACGGACAAAACTGGATGCGGTGGACAAGGTGGTGACCATCATGGACGAGCTCTGTGCCTCGTCCGGCCCCCTGAGCATTCGAGAGATCGAGAGGAAAACCGGGGTTCCAAGAAGCACCGCTCACCGGTTTATCGCCTCTCTGGAGCGCCGGGAGTGGATTCACCGGGACGGCGAGAGCGATCGATATCGACCCGGCATCCGTTTTTTTCTCCTTCAGCGTAATGACTCGTTCTACGAGGAACTCGTTCGAATAGCCCATCCGATCATGGAACGCCTCACGAAATCCACGAAGAAAACGGCAATCATGAGCGTCCTTGAGAGAGATGTCGGGCTGTGTCTTCACAGCGTGGAGCCGCCCATGTCCATGAAATTCGTAGCTCACAAGGGGATGAAGATACCTCTGGACGTAGGTGCCACCGGCAAGGTCCTTCTGGCCTTCGCTCCGGAAAGGATTCGAAACGACTTTTTGAACTCCTTGAGGGCTGAGCGTCGTAGATCTCTCAAAACCGAACTTGATGAGATCCGTGAACAGGGGTACGCCTTCAGCAGGGAAGAATGGATATCCCATGCCGGGGATATCAGCGTCCCCATCTGGAACACGAACGGCGCTTTCGTCGCACAACTGGGCATCGCCGGACTCGTGTCCAGCTTCGACGACAGAGAACAAGAGCTTACTCAACAGGTCAAGGAGGCCGCAGGAGAGATCGGGCAGGCCCTGTAA
- a CDS encoding imidazolonepropionase → MTATLFHNASITTPISGNSPLAGPEQGQVTTFEEGALLCENGFIAAVGNRDSVFAVADSADVDMEVDCEGACMIPGFVDPHTHICFAKRREREFSMRLAGTSYLEILKAGGGILSSVRSVHEASEDDLFETTLDNVLSALNFGTTTMEIKSGYGLTTESELKMLSVIDRIARETPLDIVPTFMGAHAVPSEYKDNPDDFVDILVDEMLPAVAQQGIARYCDVFCEEGVFSVAQSQRILEEARRLGFLLRIHADEVHDLGGAGLAAQMRTISAEHLLAANEANLRAMADQGVIANVLPATAYSLKKPYAPVRTMIDLSVPVALATDCNPGSCFTESMPFIFGLGVMNMNMTIEEALVAVTLNSAWSVGLQDKVGSLEAGKQADFLLLDGETPAVLAYHAGVSPVTEVYKKGVHVA, encoded by the coding sequence ATGACAGCCACACTCTTTCACAACGCGTCCATTACGACGCCTATCAGTGGAAACTCACCCCTCGCCGGCCCTGAGCAGGGGCAAGTCACGACCTTCGAGGAAGGCGCCCTGCTCTGTGAGAACGGATTCATCGCCGCCGTGGGAAATCGTGACTCGGTGTTCGCCGTTGCCGACAGCGCCGACGTGGACATGGAGGTGGACTGCGAGGGTGCATGCATGATACCGGGATTCGTCGATCCCCACACTCACATCTGCTTCGCTAAACGACGAGAGAGGGAGTTTTCCATGCGTTTGGCGGGGACTTCGTACCTTGAGATCCTCAAGGCCGGCGGCGGTATTTTATCATCGGTCCGCTCCGTCCACGAGGCCTCCGAGGACGATCTCTTCGAGACGACCCTGGACAACGTCCTTTCAGCGCTGAACTTCGGCACCACAACCATGGAGATCAAAAGCGGCTACGGACTGACCACCGAGTCGGAGCTCAAGATGCTCTCGGTCATCGACAGGATCGCCCGGGAGACCCCTTTGGACATCGTTCCGACCTTCATGGGAGCCCATGCCGTGCCCTCCGAGTACAAGGACAATCCCGACGATTTCGTGGATATCCTCGTGGACGAGATGCTTCCGGCAGTGGCCCAACAGGGGATCGCCCGATACTGCGATGTCTTTTGCGAGGAGGGAGTCTTCTCGGTAGCTCAGAGCCAACGGATCCTTGAGGAAGCTCGTAGGCTGGGTTTTTTACTCCGAATTCACGCCGACGAGGTTCACGACCTTGGAGGGGCAGGTCTGGCTGCCCAGATGAGAACCATCTCGGCGGAGCATCTCCTGGCCGCTAACGAGGCGAATCTCAGAGCCATGGCCGATCAGGGCGTGATAGCTAACGTGCTTCCCGCGACCGCCTACAGCCTCAAAAAACCCTATGCCCCGGTCCGTACCATGATCGACCTGTCGGTACCTGTCGCCCTGGCCACGGACTGTAACCCGGGATCATGCTTCACCGAGTCGATGCCTTTCATCTTCGGCCTTGGCGTTATGAACATGAACATGACCATAGAGGAAGCACTCGTCGCCGTCACGTTGAATTCGGCCTGGTCTGTCGGCCTTCAGGACAAGGTAGGAAGCCTTGAAGCAGGCAAACAAGCCGACTTTCTTCTGCTTGACGGGGAAACCCCGGCTGTATTGGCCTACCACGCCGGCGTCTCACCGGTCACAGAAGTGTACAAGAAAGGCGTTCACGTAGCGTAA
- the ftcD gene encoding glutamate formimidoyltransferase, protein MAKQLIECVPNFSEGRRKDVIEAIVHPFKNQRGCYLFDYRADEDHNRLVVSLAGEPQPICDAVMAASRVAVESIDLNTHQGAHPRMGAIDVIPFTPINGISMEECIDLARNFGERFHRELNVPVYYYEEAALRPDRRRLEVIRKGQFEGLKEEITQPERHPDLGEPALHPTAGATVIGARKFLVAFNVNLNTTDVDIAKAIGKRVRASGGGFTAVKGIGLALEDKGMVQVSMNIVDYDKTAIYRALEFIRMEVARWGVTINGTEVYGMIPAAAILDSAAYYMQIDDFNPNQVLELKLLELMREED, encoded by the coding sequence ATGGCAAAACAGCTCATTGAGTGCGTGCCCAATTTCAGCGAAGGGCGAAGAAAAGACGTTATCGAGGCCATCGTTCACCCCTTCAAGAACCAAAGGGGATGCTACCTTTTTGATTATCGGGCCGACGAGGATCACAACAGGCTCGTGGTGAGTCTGGCCGGAGAACCTCAACCCATCTGCGACGCCGTCATGGCAGCCTCCAGGGTTGCCGTGGAGTCGATAGACCTGAACACACATCAGGGCGCCCATCCCCGCATGGGAGCGATCGACGTCATCCCCTTTACCCCCATCAACGGCATCTCGATGGAAGAATGCATCGACCTGGCCCGAAACTTCGGCGAGCGCTTTCATCGGGAGCTGAACGTGCCTGTATATTACTACGAGGAAGCCGCACTCCGTCCTGATCGAAGGAGGCTTGAGGTCATCCGCAAGGGTCAGTTCGAGGGCCTCAAGGAGGAGATCACGCAACCGGAGCGCCATCCCGACCTGGGAGAGCCAGCTCTTCACCCCACAGCAGGAGCCACGGTCATCGGCGCCAGGAAGTTCCTCGTCGCCTTCAACGTCAACCTGAACACCACCGACGTGGACATCGCCAAGGCCATAGGTAAGCGAGTTCGAGCCTCGGGCGGCGGGTTCACCGCTGTCAAGGGAATCGGTCTGGCCCTTGAGGACAAGGGCATGGTCCAGGTAAGCATGAACATCGTGGATTACGACAAAACAGCGATCTACCGGGCTCTGGAGTTCATCCGTATGGAGGTCGCCCGATGGGGCGTCACGATCAACGGAACCGAGGTATACGGGATGATCCCCGCTGCCGCCATATTGGACAGCGCAGCCTACTACATGCAGATCGACGATTTCAACCCCAACCAGGTTCTGGAACTGAAGCTTCTGGAGCTCATGCGAGAAGAGGACTGA
- a CDS encoding urocanate hydratase — translation MNDNIVSGNAMTIKLGTDLPERAAFVEGIRRAPDRGWTLNKSETELALKNALRYVPEELHEALAPEFMEELRTTGRIYAYRYRPAGRIYGKPIDEYRGKCTAGKAFQVMIDNNLDFEIALYPYELVTYGETGQVCQNWLQYRLIKKYLEELTDETTLVVESGHPLGLFKSKPDAPRVIITNGLLIGIFDNQNEWHRGMQLGVTNYGQMTAGGWMYIGPQGIVHGTFNTVLNAARQRLGVGAKDNLAGILFVSSGLGGMSGAQPKAIEIAGGVGIVAEVDASRIETRYSQGWVSKVTDSCKDAFAMAQDAMDRKEPLSIAYHGNVVDLLEYAESNDVEIPLLSDQTSCHAPYDGGYCPVDMTFEERTTMLHDDPSQFRKKVDETLRRHYAVIKKLTTRGTYFFDYGNSFMRAVYDAGVTEICKNGENTYDGFIWPSYVEDIMGPVLFDYGYGPFRWCCLSGDPEDLRKTDKAAMNCIDPDRRSQDYDNWVWIRDAEKNKLVVGTQCRILYQDAEGRTKIALKFNDMVRKGEIGPVMLGRDHHDVSGTDSPYRETSSVKDGSNICADMATQCFAGNAARGMTLCALHNGGGVGIGKVTNGGFGMLLDGSEQADEIVKSAMMWDVLGGVARRAWARCDHAVEVSRDVNENYRGEYHITLPFVPKEDLVTSVVDKAWKRRKD, via the coding sequence ATGAACGACAATATCGTCTCCGGCAACGCTATGACCATCAAACTGGGAACTGACCTTCCCGAACGGGCTGCCTTCGTCGAGGGCATCCGCCGAGCTCCCGACCGAGGATGGACACTCAACAAGTCCGAGACCGAGCTGGCACTGAAAAACGCCCTGAGATACGTCCCGGAAGAGCTCCACGAGGCCCTGGCTCCCGAGTTTATGGAGGAACTTCGAACCACCGGACGAATCTACGCTTATCGCTACCGCCCGGCTGGGCGGATCTACGGCAAGCCCATCGACGAATACAGGGGCAAATGCACCGCAGGCAAGGCTTTTCAGGTCATGATAGACAACAACCTGGATTTCGAGATCGCCCTCTACCCGTATGAGCTCGTCACCTACGGCGAGACCGGACAGGTGTGCCAGAACTGGCTTCAGTACCGGCTTATCAAAAAATACCTGGAGGAGCTTACCGACGAGACGACTCTCGTGGTCGAGAGCGGCCACCCTCTAGGGCTCTTCAAGTCCAAACCAGATGCGCCTCGGGTCATCATCACCAACGGGCTGCTTATCGGCATTTTTGACAACCAGAACGAGTGGCATCGAGGCATGCAGTTGGGAGTTACCAACTACGGTCAGATGACCGCTGGTGGGTGGATGTACATCGGCCCTCAGGGCATCGTCCATGGGACCTTCAACACGGTTCTGAACGCTGCACGGCAACGCCTGGGCGTTGGTGCCAAGGATAACTTGGCAGGGATTCTTTTTGTCTCCTCTGGACTGGGGGGCATGAGCGGTGCTCAGCCCAAAGCCATTGAGATCGCCGGCGGCGTGGGGATCGTAGCCGAAGTCGACGCTTCCCGGATCGAGACCCGTTACAGTCAGGGCTGGGTATCCAAAGTCACCGACAGCTGCAAAGACGCATTCGCCATGGCTCAAGACGCGATGGACAGGAAAGAGCCCCTCTCCATCGCGTACCACGGCAACGTGGTGGACCTGCTGGAGTACGCCGAGAGCAACGACGTCGAGATTCCCCTGCTGTCGGATCAAACATCCTGTCATGCACCGTACGACGGCGGCTACTGTCCGGTGGACATGACGTTTGAGGAGAGAACCACCATGCTCCACGACGATCCGTCTCAGTTCCGAAAAAAAGTTGACGAAACCCTCCGGCGTCATTATGCCGTCATCAAAAAACTGACGACCAGGGGGACCTACTTCTTCGATTACGGCAACTCCTTCATGAGAGCCGTCTACGATGCCGGGGTCACCGAGATCTGCAAAAACGGCGAGAACACCTACGACGGCTTCATCTGGCCATCCTACGTTGAGGACATCATGGGCCCAGTGCTCTTCGACTATGGCTACGGTCCCTTCCGCTGGTGCTGCCTGAGCGGTGATCCCGAGGACCTCAGAAAGACGGACAAAGCCGCCATGAACTGTATCGACCCCGATCGTCGGAGCCAGGATTACGACAACTGGGTCTGGATTCGAGATGCCGAGAAAAACAAGCTGGTCGTCGGAACCCAGTGCCGTATTCTCTACCAGGACGCCGAAGGGCGAACCAAGATCGCCCTGAAATTCAACGACATGGTCCGCAAAGGCGAGATCGGCCCCGTCATGCTGGGACGAGACCATCACGACGTCTCGGGCACCGACTCACCCTACCGGGAGACATCCAGCGTAAAGGACGGAAGCAACATCTGCGCCGACATGGCCACACAGTGCTTTGCAGGAAACGCCGCTCGAGGCATGACCCTCTGCGCACTCCACAACGGAGGTGGGGTCGGTATCGGCAAAGTCACAAACGGAGGCTTCGGCATGCTCCTGGACGGCTCAGAACAAGCCGATGAGATCGTCAAATCAGCCATGATGTGGGACGTCCTGGGTGGAGTCGCCCGCCGGGCATGGGCACGATGCGACCATGCTGTCGAAGTCAGCCGAGATGTCAATGAGAACTACAGAGGCGAGTATCACATCACCCTCCCCTTCGTGCCGAAAGAAGATCTCGTCACCTCCGTGGTTGATAAGGCCTGGAAGAGGAGAAAAGACTGA